The following nucleotide sequence is from Fructobacillus americanaquae.
AAACAGCAACGAAATCTGTCGATACAGAGAATACAAGTGACTCAACTGCTCAACAGAGTCAGACTGCCAGTTCACAGGTGGAGAGTACTGCTAGTACAGACAGTCAAAGTGCGGTTGCTCAGGGATTGAATCCACAAAGTACAACGAGTCAAAATACTGTTTCACAAAGTGCCAGTATACAAGAAAATACAAACAATAATGACACTTCGGCAACGGGCAGTGGTCAGGGGCAGGACACTAGTAGCGCTACTAGTGAAAGTACCACTCAGTCACAAACTCAACAGGAAGGCAGTACCGCTGCTTCAAATAGTAGCCAGAGTAGCCAAACACAGTCAACCTTGGACTTCCGCGATGCCAGTGATGCTGCGTTGGGCACGAGTCAACCAGTGACCGATGATAATTTATCAGTTACGGTTACCAAGAATAATTTTTTGCAGTGGTTTAAATTAAACGGCTCGGCAACCTATGATGCTGACACAAATACTACGACTTTAACGACTGACCAAGGTGAACTCAAGGGAAATATCAGTCTGAATACTAGGATTAATGCTAATGATGCCTTTGAATTACACGGAACGATTAACCTCGGCAGCAAATTACAGAATTATGCTGGAGCCGATGGCATTGGGATTGCCTTCCACCATTGGGACTGACGTACTTGGGACACACATTTACCATTCCAGTTACTGATTTCCAATATTCATTGGCTCTAACAATTGGAGGATCAACTGGTGCATATAGCAACTTACAAACGGTTTCAGTCGATTCATTTACTTTTGCTCCAGTACAAAATAACACGGTTTCGCGGACCATCAACTATGTCGATCAAAATGGTAATAAAAATGCGGCCTCAACGGTTCAGTCTGCCATTTATCGGCGGCAGGGAACCTTGGTTAACAACCAACCAACTTATACTGATTGGCAGTTGGCCAGTGGGGTAAACAGTAATAATTTTGTCTCAGTCACTGCACCAACGATTCCTGGCTATACGGTCGAAAGTAATCAATCCACTTATTTTTCGTCATTGATGGTTAACAATGATTCGGGTCAGCTGGTTTACAATGTTGTTTATGATAAGAATAGTGGGCAAACGACCTTGAATGCACAGGATAGTACGATTGTTGCCGGCCCTAGCGCCCAATGGTCTCCTAGCCAAAACTTCTTAAGTGCCGTGGACCAAAATGACTCAGGTGTTGACTTAAGTAAGGTACAAGTCAGTGGTTCAGTGCAAACGACGATTCCGGGTTCTTATCCAATTAACTATACTTATACCGATACTGCTGGCAAAACGATTACCAAGACGGTTACTGTTACCGTTGTTCCAAGTAAAAGTAGTCTGCAAGCCAAGGACAGTACCTTAGTTGTCAATACAAAGTGGAATCCCAGTGCAAACATTACCAGTGCTACCGATGAAAATGGGAATATTCTTGATTTAAGTCAGGTTCAGGTTTCCGGTAATGTTGATACTAGCACCCCAGGGACATATCCTGTTACTTATAGCTATACGGATGCTAGCGGTAACCAACATACACAGCAAGTAAATGTCACTGTCATTAATAGTCAAAGCGCTTTGACTGTAAAGGATAGCACAATTTTTGTTAATGATAGCTGGAAACCGGCGGACAATTTAACGGCTGCCACTGATGAATATGGTCATCCAGTTGATATTAGTAAAATCAGTATTTCTGGTAATGTAGATACCAGCAAAGCTGGTACCTATCCTGTCACTTATAGTTATACGGATGGCCAAGGAAAGTCCTTCAAGGTTGTCGCGAACGTGACCGTTAAGGATAATCAAACACAGCTTCAGGGACAAAACAGTACCTTGATTGCAGGGCCAAAGACAACTTGGAAGCCAAGTGATAATTTACAAACGGCGACAGATGCTAATGGTAATCCACTAGCAATTAACCAAGTACAGGTTTCTGGCAATGTTAATCCACAACAACCAGGTAACTACCAAGTCACCTCTAGCTATGTTGACCAGCAAGGATACTATCACAGTACCCCTGCCACTGTGACTGTTGTCGCCAGTCAGGCTAGTGTTAATGCGCAGGATAGTACGGTTGTTGCCGGTCCAAACGTGCAATGGTCAGCAAAAGATAACTTCTTGACAGCCACGGACGACACAGGCCAGCAGGTTGATTTTTCCCAAGTTCAAACGACAGGCAATGTCGACGCTCAGACGCCAGGAGTTTATCCAATTACTTATACTTACACCGATAGTCAAGGAAATTCCTATGCGAAAACAATTAATGTAACGGTTGTTTCTAGTAAAAATGGTGTAGTCACCAAGGATAGTACTTTGGTTGCTGGACCAAATACGCAATAGCATTCCAAGGATAATTTTGTTTCAGCAACAGATGAAAGTGGTAATACCATTGATTTGAGTCAGCTAGCCGTTTCTGGCAATGTGGATACGAATCAAGCTGGCAAGTACCCAGTTACTTATACTTATACTGACCGCTCAGGAAATACTGCAACAGCAACAGTGACAGTAGTTAGCAGCAAGGCTAATGTTGTTCCAGAAAATAGCACGCTAATTGCCGGTCCAAACACACAATGGTCTTCTAAGGATAATATTGCTGATTTGCAAGATGAATATGGCAATAGTATTAATCCTAATCAGGCGAAGGTTTCTGGTAGTGTGAATACCCAAGTACCGGGAACTTATACGGTGACCTATTCTTATACTGATGATCAGCGAAATACCGTTTCAAAACCGGCTACGATTACGGTTGTGCCTAGTCAAGGAAGCTTAACGACTCAAACGGTTAAGTTAGTGGCGGGTCCTCAAAACCAGTGGTACAAGCAAGAAAATTTGCAAAGCGCTACCGATGAATATGGTCATCCAATTAATATTAATCAGATAACCGTGACTGGAACGGTAAACCCTAATCAGGTGGGGACGTACCCACTGACCTACTCTTATACTGATGGTCGTGGTAATACTTATACCAAGACCACGGAGGTTGATGTTGTTCCTAGTCAAGCAACAATTGTCACCAAAGATGAAACGATTATTGCTGGGCCACAGAGCCACTGGTCAACGCAGGACACTTTGACCAAGGCAACGGATGAAAACGGCCAGCCAATCAGTGCTATTCAGGTTTCAGTGGCTGGTCAGGTTCAACCGTCGACGGTCGGTACCTATACGATTACGTATTCCTATACGGACGGGCAAGGAAATGTTGTTACCCAACCGGCAACTGTAACAGTTGTTGCTAGCCAAGCTAAAATTCAGTCACAGGACAGCACATTGGTTGCTGGACCAAAGACCAAGTGGAGTCCGGAGGATAACTTCGTCGCTACTCAGGATGAAAATGGACAATCGATTAGCTATGGTAACCATATCGGCGTTCATGGTGGTGTTAATACTGGAAAACCAAACATCTATTCGGTAACCTATAGTTATCACGATTCAGCCGGCAACATTGTCTCGAGTACAGCGAACGTGACGGTCATTGCTAGCCAAGGCGAGATAACAGCCAAGAATAGTACAGTGGTTGCTGGACCAAATACCAAGTGGACGCCAGGAGATAACTTCACAGGTGCCACTGATGAAAATGGCCAACCAGTGGACTTGAGTAAGGTCACGGTTAGCGGCAATGTTGATACGCAGACACCGGGATCATATCCAGTCACTTATACCTATACGGATGGCAGTGGAAATGTCTTTACCCAGACAGTCACGATTACAGTGGCTGCTAATGTTGCCCCTGCTTCAAATGCTAACCAGGATTCAAGCACTGGAATGACGACAAATAGTGCCAGTCAGTTAGTGAATCAAGATTTGAGACGAAACTTGATTGGTGGAACATCAAACCAGGGCTACGAAGCTGGTAGTCAGGTAAATGCCACATCGCAAACGACTAGCGTATTACCACAAACAGGTCGTCATCAAGCAAAGTCAACAAGCCAAAAAGCACTCGAAATTGGCTTGATTTCAGCTACCTTTGGACTGATTTTATTGATGAAGCGCAACAAGAAAAACGGAATTGACTGATATGCAATGAAGTTTTTGTTATAATGAAAGCTGAGGGATTTCCTCGGCTTTTTGTTTTGGGCTCGTCTTGGAATTCGACAGGCTGTTACGAGCATTAGCTGCATTCCGCCATCCGGGCGTAAAGCGGGCAGACATTTAACTGCAAAAAACAATAACTCTTACGCTGTCGCTGCCTAAAAACCAGTGATTCGTAGCCAAGATGGTTATGCTGACATGGTGGTCTTGGTTTAATAAATGGTCAGATCGGCTTAATGGTGATGCCTGCACGATTAAGTTTAAATCAATTAGGTTCCCAGTCAGAGTCAAGTTCTGGACAATGACTGCTTTGGCTGTGGTAACAATCATTGCCCTATGAATGTAGACGCTAGTGTGGCGGGCGGTTTGGACAGGGGTTCGACTCCCCTCGAGTCCATTAGTACTATCAGGAGACGTCAAGAGACGTCAAAAATCCCAGTTTTAAGCTATTTTGTTTTTTTGACCGTCACTGAACGTCACTGACAATCAATAAAAGTAGAGGATAAAAAACACTTGCACCGCAGCAATGTGACGGCTTTTATAGCCGTTTTTATTTTGTCCAAAATATGCAAGAATTGCAAAGGGTAGCGGATATTGTTATATTGTCAGAATTCAATGCCGAAACGGGAACGGGTTTAGATAATCAGCTATCGTGCTTATAAGCATGCAGGTTGTGAAACGCATTTAAAAGTGCGCTTTTTTGTTTGTTCGAGCCTTAATGGCCTAACCATGGCCACTTTCCCAGCGGTTTTACCGGAGTTCATGAATTATACGCTCTACCGGTTTGAAATTGCCGTTCGCTCCGCCTCGGTTTTGGGAATTGTCGGTGCTGGTGGGGTAGGGGGACCACTGATTTTTGCTCTCTCGACTAGATCCTGGCCACGGGTAGGGATGATTTTGATTGGAATTGTGGTTATGGTCACAGTCATTGATTTTATTTTCATGAATATTCGGATTTTTCAGACAATAGTTGTCTTTGTAATTAAAATAACAAGAAAAAACAAAAAAATATTCTTGTTTTTGAGGTAAATTTACTTGAATATTCATTTAATCTACGTGATAATTTAAGTGTTGCGGACAAGCAGATTTGAGTTTTTGCTCAGTTACTTAATCGTCAACACACAATCAAGCAGTTGCATAGTTTATCAGCACCTATGGGAATAGAGGAGTGAGAATCGCATCATGCAGAATAGCGCTACGAAGAAGATCATTGCAGCAATTGCTGTCTTAGTGGTCGTCATTGGAGGATTCTTTGCCTTTACGGGTTCAAAGCATTCGGATTCATCGACTGACTCATCAAGCAGTAGCAAAAAGATGTCTTTGAAGGAATTAAACATTCAGTTTGTTCCTTCATCACAGGCGGATACCATTTTGGCTAAGGCTAAGCCATTGGAAACCTTGCTTAGCAAGCAGTTGGGTATTCCGGTTCACGTTTCAATCTCGACGGATTACAACACCGTGATTGAAGCAATGGGTTCAAAGAAGGTGGACATGGGCTTCTTGCCACCTGATGGTTATGTTATAGTTCACAAGCAGTATGGTGCAAAAGTTATCTTGCAATCAACACGCTTGGGCATGAAGGATGACAACACTGGTGCAACAACTGATAAGTTAGTTAATAGTTACAAGTCAATGGTTCTGGTTAAGGCAGATTCACCAATCAAGTCAATCAATGATTTGAAGGGGAAGAAGATTGCTGTCCAGGGTGCTACCTCATCAGCTGGGTACATTTACCCAACAGTTGAGCTTTATAAGAAGGGTGTTAACGTTGTCAAAGATTCAACACTTGTTCAAGTCAAGGGACATGATCAAGGTGTAATGTCTGTATTGAACGGGGACACTGACGCTGCCTTTATCTTCGATGACGCACGAAATGTGGTCAAGAAGGATCAGCCAGACGTCTTTAAGAACACACGTGTTCTTTACTACACAAAGGGTATTCCAAACGATACCATTACTTTGCGTAAGGATATTTCAAGCTCTGATTCAGACAAGATTAAGGCTGCGATTATTGCGGTTTTAAAGACGGACGAAGGAAAGAAAGTCTTTAACGATGTTTATTCATGGGCCGGTGTGACCGACTCAAAGGATTCAAACTTTGATGACATCCGCAGTTATGATCAGACGATGAACAAAATTAAGTAAAATGATTTTGTGAAGAAAGGTCGCCGCCATCTTGGATGGTGGCGACCTTTTTATATACGAATTAGAACTTGTTGCAAGACAGAAAAAGGAAGTTTACATGTCAAAAAAGGGCACGATTAAAGTAGAAGGCGTTTCCAAGGTGTACCCTAATGGAGTTGTTGGCCTAGATAATATTAATCTTGATATTGAAGCGAGCGAGTTTGTGGTCATTGTTGGTCTGTCAGGAGCCGGCAAATCAACGCTATTACGGGCGATCAATCGCTTACATGACGTGACAGATGGCCATATCTTGATTGATGGTGAAGAAATTACTAAGGCAGCCGGTAAAGAATTGCGGACTCTAAGGCGCAATATTGCCATGATTTTTCAAAACTATAACTTAGTCAAGCGGTCAACGGTTGCTCGCAATGTCCTTTCTGGACGGGTTGGTTACTATCGAACTTGGCAATCGACTTTGGGGCTCTTTACTAGGGAAGACCAGGATCGAGCCGTCAAAAGTTTAAAACGAGTTAACTTGCTCGATAAGTATTATATGAAGGCACGTGACTTATCTGGTGGCCAGCAGCAGCGAGTGGGCATTGCGCGTGCTTTGATGCAGGAACCGGCTGTATTCTTAGCTGATGAACCAGTATCTGGTTTGGATCCTAAGACCACAAAAGTCGTGATGGATGACTTGAAGCGGTTAAACGAAGAGGATGGTTTGACGATTGTGGCTAACTTGCACTCGATGGAGTTAGCCATGGATTATGCCACTCGGATTGTTGGTTTAAAGGCTGGAAAATTAGTCTATGATAAGCCAATCGCCGAAGTTCAGGCTTCTGATTTTCAAAAGATTTATGCAGAAGTGGGTGACCGATGATGGAGAACTTACCAAAACGCAGTTTTGCAAAGGAATGGCACCTTGTTGGTTTTAGTTTGTTCATCCTTTTTATCCTGTTGACCTTGCTATCGGGGATGATGACGGGGGCAGGACAAAATTTTTCCTGGGATCAGTTCTTTGATTTGTGGGTCAAGATGTCGAACCCGGATTGGTCTTACTTGCCGGCCATTTTATCACCGATTGCGCAAACGATTCAGATGGCGCTAGTTGGAACCTTGATTGGTGGTGTGGCTGCCATTCCAGTCTCACTATTAGCAGCAGGTAATATTGTTAAAAATCCCTATGTTCGTGGTCTGGTACGTTTTTTGATGAATCTGACCCGGTCACTGCCAGAAATGCTGTTAGCCGCCTTGTTTGTTGCGGTTGTTGGTATTGGGGCTTTTTCCGGGGTCTGTGCTTTAGCGGTCTTCTCTTTTGGAATGGTCTTTAAGCTATTATACGAAGCAATTGAAACAATCGATGAAGGACCACTGGATGCAATGAAGGCGGCCGGTGCCAATAGTGTTCAAATCATTGTCTTTGCAGTTGTTCCACAGGTCTTTAATCAGTTTTTGAGTTTCTTCCTCTATACGCTTGAAATTAATGTTCGCGCCTCAACGGTTCTGGGGTATTTGGGTGCCGGGGGAATTGGACTTTATTTGAATACTACCTTGGAGATGTTCCGTTATGATCGGACTGCTGTGGTGATTTTATCGATTTTAGTGGTGGTGGTCATTGTTGACACCATTTCAAATCAGTTGCGGGAGGCGTTGGCTTAATGATTGAAAAAAGAAGTAGCTGGCAAAAGATTCAACCGTGGGTGATTGGAGCCCTGGTAATCGCCATTTTTGCTTGGGGCTTTTCAGGTGTTCCAATTAATGGCATTAAAAGTACTGCCGGTCAGGTTTTAGGGTCAATTGTTAATGGAATCATTCACCCTGATTGGTCCTATGTTTATTCAGGCGACGGGGAGGATCTGCTGACAGCCTTACTCGAAACCTTGGCCATTGCCTTTTTGGGGACCTTTATTTCGGCTGTTTTGGCGGTTCCTCTGGCTTTTTGGGCTGCAAAAACGAAGAAAAATTTTTTCTCAGCCAAATCAGCTTCCGGAAAATTGTTGTTAACGGTGATTCGTGTTTTTCCAGAACTTGTGTTGGCAATTATGTTCACGAAGGCCGTTGGTCCTGGGGCCTATGCCGGGGTTTTGGCCCTTGGTTTCCATTCCGTTGGCATGATGGGGAAGCTATTTGCTGAAGCGATTGAAAATATCGACCGTGGCCCAAATGAGGCCATTGCAGCAGCTGGTGGATCTTCTTTAGATGGCTTGTCAATGGCCACCTTCCCAGCAGTTTTACCAGAGTTTATGAATTATACGCTCTACCGTTTTGAAATTTCTGTTCGATCGGCTTCTATTTTGGGAATTGTTGGTGCTGGTGGTGTTGGGGCACCATTGATTTTTGCCTTATCAACACGGTCATGGCCACGCGTGGGTATTATTTTGATTGGCATTGTGGTCATGGTGACGGTCATTGACTTTATTTCCGGCCAGATCCGGAAGCGCTTTGTATAAAAAAATAACATTTTATAAGGGGATATGCTGGTCATCTCTCCCTTTCTTTGGTCAAAAGGGGTAATAATGGTGCAGGTTAAAATTTTATCGACTTCCGATGTGCACGGGTATTTTACGGGTGACGACTT
It contains:
- a CDS encoding lectin-like domain-containing protein codes for the protein MDYEQQTYKLYKAKKLWVTALAGARMFAIAGVHQQAQADDVSSSQTATKSVDTENTSDSTAQQSQTASSQVESTASTDSQSAVAQGLNPQSTTSQNTVSQSASIQENTNNNDTSATGSGQGQDTSSATSESTTQSQTQQEGSTAASNSSQSSQTQSTLDFRDASDAALGTSQPVTDDNLSVTVTKNNFLQWFKLNGSATYDADTNTTTLTTDQGELKGNISLNTRINANDAFELHGTINLGSKLQNYAGADGIGIAFHHWD
- a CDS encoding bacterial Ig-like domain-containing protein — encoded protein: MGHTFTIPVTDFQYSLALTIGGSTGAYSNLQTVSVDSFTFAPVQNNTVSRTINYVDQNGNKNAASTVQSAIYRRQGTLVNNQPTYTDWQLASGVNSNNFVSVTAPTIPGYTVESNQSTYFSSLMVNNDSGQLVYNVVYDKNSGQTTLNAQDSTIVAGPSAQWSPSQNFLSAVDQNDSGVDLSKVQVSGSVQTTIPGSYPINYTYTDTAGKTITKTVTVTVVPSKSSLQAKDSTLVVNTKWNPSANITSATDENGNILDLSQVQVSGNVDTSTPGTYPVTYSYTDASGNQHTQQVNVTVINSQSALTVKDSTIFVNDSWKPADNLTAATDEYGHPVDISKISISGNVDTSKAGTYPVTYSYTDGQGKSFKVVANVTVKDNQTQLQGQNSTLIAGPKTTWKPSDNLQTATDANGNPLAINQVQVSGNVNPQQPGNYQVTSSYVDQQGYYHSTPATVTVVASQASVNAQDSTVVAGPNVQWSAKDNFLTATDDTGQQVDFSQVQTTGNVDAQTPGVYPITYTYTDSQGNSYAKTINVTVVSSKNGVVTKDSTLVAGPNTQ
- a CDS encoding immunoglobulin-like domain-containing protein, with amino-acid sequence MAGPQNQWYKQENLQSATDEYGHPININQITVTGTVNPNQVGTYPLTYSYTDGRGNTYTKTTEVDVVPSQATIVTKDETIIAGPQSHWSTQDTLTKATDENGQPISAIQVSVAGQVQPSTVGTYTITYSYTDGQGNVVTQPATVTVVASQAKIQSQDSTLVAGPKTKWSPEDNFVATQDENGQSISYGNHIGVHGGVNTGKPNIYSVTYSYHDSAGNIVSSTANVTVIASQGEITAKNSTVVAGPNTKWTPGDNFTGATDENGQPVDLSKVTVSGNVDTQTPGSYPVTYTYTDGSGNVFTQTVTITVAANVAPASNANQDSSTGMTTNSASQLVNQDLRRNLIGGTSNQGYEAGSQVNATSQTTSVLPQTGRHQAKSTSQKALEIGLISATFGLILLMKRNKKNGID
- a CDS encoding phosphate/phosphite/phosphonate ABC transporter substrate-binding protein translates to MQNSATKKIIAAIAVLVVVIGGFFAFTGSKHSDSSTDSSSSSKKMSLKELNIQFVPSSQADTILAKAKPLETLLSKQLGIPVHVSISTDYNTVIEAMGSKKVDMGFLPPDGYVIVHKQYGAKVILQSTRLGMKDDNTGATTDKLVNSYKSMVLVKADSPIKSINDLKGKKIAVQGATSSAGYIYPTVELYKKGVNVVKDSTLVQVKGHDQGVMSVLNGDTDAAFIFDDARNVVKKDQPDVFKNTRVLYYTKGIPNDTITLRKDISSSDSDKIKAAIIAVLKTDEGKKVFNDVYSWAGVTDSKDSNFDDIRSYDQTMNKIK
- the phnC gene encoding phosphonate ABC transporter ATP-binding protein, with protein sequence MSKKGTIKVEGVSKVYPNGVVGLDNINLDIEASEFVVIVGLSGAGKSTLLRAINRLHDVTDGHILIDGEEITKAAGKELRTLRRNIAMIFQNYNLVKRSTVARNVLSGRVGYYRTWQSTLGLFTREDQDRAVKSLKRVNLLDKYYMKARDLSGGQQQRVGIARALMQEPAVFLADEPVSGLDPKTTKVVMDDLKRLNEEDGLTIVANLHSMELAMDYATRIVGLKAGKLVYDKPIAEVQASDFQKIYAEVGDR
- the phnE gene encoding phosphonate ABC transporter, permease protein PhnE; its protein translation is MMENLPKRSFAKEWHLVGFSLFILFILLTLLSGMMTGAGQNFSWDQFFDLWVKMSNPDWSYLPAILSPIAQTIQMALVGTLIGGVAAIPVSLLAAGNIVKNPYVRGLVRFLMNLTRSLPEMLLAALFVAVVGIGAFSGVCALAVFSFGMVFKLLYEAIETIDEGPLDAMKAAGANSVQIIVFAVVPQVFNQFLSFFLYTLEINVRASTVLGYLGAGGIGLYLNTTLEMFRYDRTAVVILSILVVVVIVDTISNQLREALA
- the phnE gene encoding phosphonate ABC transporter, permease protein PhnE produces the protein MIEKRSSWQKIQPWVIGALVIAIFAWGFSGVPINGIKSTAGQVLGSIVNGIIHPDWSYVYSGDGEDLLTALLETLAIAFLGTFISAVLAVPLAFWAAKTKKNFFSAKSASGKLLLTVIRVFPELVLAIMFTKAVGPGAYAGVLALGFHSVGMMGKLFAEAIENIDRGPNEAIAAAGGSSLDGLSMATFPAVLPEFMNYTLYRFEISVRSASILGIVGAGGVGAPLIFALSTRSWPRVGIILIGIVVMVTVIDFISGQIRKRFV